CGGCGATGCCTACCGGAATGGCGACCTACCCCCGGGCGGAGCCCGGGGCTAAAAGCGGCGCCGAGTCGGCTTCGTATTCCAGAATATCGCCAGGCTGGCACTCGAGCGCTTTGCAAATGGCTTCGAGCGTCGAGAAGCGGATGGCTTTCGCTTTGTCGTTTTTGAGGACCGAAATGTTGGCCATCGTGATGCCGACCCGCTCGGCAAGCTCGGTGACGCTCATCTTGCGGCGCGCCAGCATGACGTCGATGTTGATGATGATGGCCATGCCCGCTTTCATTACACCGTGAAGTCGTTTTCGGATTTGATGTCGACGGCGTTTTGCAGAACTCGTTCTAACATCGCTGCCGCGGCGGCGGCGACGATTGTGGGGAAGATCACCAGCAGCCGCAACATGACGCCTGGCGGGCCGTCGTCTCCCTCAGCGAAGGGGACGAAGGCGAAGCTGAACAGGGTGAACCCGATCATCGCGATCGCGCAGTACTTGATTGTGCGCAAGGCGTGAACGGCTGCGGGTGAGAAGACTTGGTTCTGCCCTGCATACCCAAGCACCTTGAAGGCTTGGTACAGCGCGACAAAGAACGGAACCGACGCGAGGTAGACGTACGCCAACAGCGGATCGTTGAAGTAGACCTCGAAGGGCGTGGCGTGCGCGTTGCGACCTTCGAGGTGGGGCTCGCCGAGCAAGAAGGCGAGGACGGCGAGGCCGAACATGACGACGGCAGCTTGCAGAATGAAGATGGAGCTGCGTTTCATGGCAATGCACCTTCAGAAACGTTTGAAGGGAGTAAAACCGTACGCCCGGATCTAGAAGGGGCCACGGCGAGGCGTTGCCGAGTGGCCTTCATGTGATTGATTTTACTCGCTAATTTATCGTTTGTCAATAAATAATTATTGCTTTGCGTGGGGCGTGGCTCCCCTTAAAAGGGGAGGACGGTGAAGGGGGCGGGAGCCTTTTGCCACCCGGCAATCGTCAATTCAGCAGAAAGCCACCAGCGGCAGAGGGCTCTCAACCCATTGGCGCAGCGCAACAAAAAAAGGCCCCGTCGACCGAAGTCGACGGGGCCTTTTGAGCGGGGACGCTACGGCGAAGACGGGAGATCCGCGCCGCAGCAGCTTGTTGAATCTTTCAACAAGCCCCTTTAATTATCTGAATCCGCGAGCATTCACGAGCGCCACGGGTTATTCGCTCGGGCCGGACGTTTGGGGCGTCACGGCGCCTCCATCGTTCGAACGCAAGTCTAGCGGAGTTCAGGCTTAGACCAACTCTTTCTTGGCGCCAACCAGCGTCCGAAGGCGTTCGGCCAGCAGGGCGGCGTCGAACGGCTTCTTGAACGTTTCGTTGATGCTTGAGCGATCGAAGCTCGCCGTCGCGCCATCGTCTGGCAGCAGGGCGATCAGGATCGTCTCAGCGAAGTCGCTGGAGCGACGCAGATTTTGGCAAATCTGCAGGGCTTCAACTTGGCCGATCGAGAAATCGACCACGATGCAGTCGGGGTGGAAGCTTTCGGCTTGGATGCCGGCTTCGAATCCGCTGGCGGCGGTGCTGGTGCGGAAGGAACGTTCGAGAGGCAGCTCGCGCTTGAGGTTCTCGATCAGCACTTGGTCCTGCGCGACGATGAGCACTTTGGCCATCGCCTCGTCCTCTAGGTCGCCCAGCGGCATGCCGTGCTCCTTGAGGAACCGGATCAGGTACTCGCGGGGGATCCGACGGTCTTGCGAACCGGGGATGCGGTAGCCCTTGAGTCGACCCGAATCAAACCACTTGCTGACCGTGCGCGGGGCCACCTTACAGATCTTAGCGACCTGACCAGTAGTAAAGACCTTCATCACGGGTACTCCAAAATTGACTTGCGTGAACGCTCACTCGCGGCCCACGCTCCCAACGAGCGTGCGACCTGGTCGGCCCCTGGCAATTTGCAACGCGTTACAGCGTTAACTCTCCCTAAACGCCGCTCTTCTGGGTCGAGAGGCGCGTTGCTCTTCGCCTGGGTCGGGGCACGGAATCAAAAAATTGCATGCGGCTTCGGTTCAGGTCCTTCTGATCCTCTGCTGTCATGTACGCTATTCGGCAGTGCAAGCACTCGGAGATTGGCGAAAGTCGTTAAATTGGAGAACTTCGCAGTCAGTCCATCCAATCGTTACAATCGCTTTTTCCCACGAGCAAATGCGCGGCCGGTAGGCTCGCGGTTTGCAACGGGTTCGTTGCGCAGGGGAAGCTCCAGACGGCGCGCAGCGGCCCTTCCAATCAAGGGCGCAACGCGGCACCAAAGCGGCGTGCAGTGTCAGGCAGGCTCCCCCCTTCAATGGAATCCCTGGGCCAGCGTTGCCGCCCCCTCGATGAAGGGGAAGCGCTGGTGGAGGGAACTCCATCCGCTACTTATTTCGAGTCGAGAGGGGGGTCGACTTTAGAAACTTTCAACCGTTGCACCGTTCTCGACGGTTGATCCGCCCGTTCCGGAGGCGAAAAGTGGTCCGACAGTGCCGCCGGCGACGGTTGGAACGGTTGCGACGGCCCGATTGTCAGTCGTCAGTTGCTGAAACGCGGGGAGAGTTGATTGGCTGAGCAGCTCCTGCTGTGGCTGCAAGCAATCAATCCCCCAGCAACTGACGACTGACGACGGACCACTGACGCCGTGATCCCGTCGAGGCCGCTAGGCAGCCTTGAGCGCCGACGGCGCGATGTGGCCGTCTTCGCTGACGTCTTCGAATCTTACCGACACCCGCTTCGACACGCCCGACTCTTGCATTGTTACCCCGTACAAGGTGTCGGAACAGGTCATCGTCCGCTTGGAATGCGTGATGACGATGAACTGCGTCGTTTGCATGAACTGCTTGAGGACTTCGACGAAGCGATCGATGTTCGCTTCGTCGAGCGCAGCATCGACTTCGTCGAGGACGCAGAACGGGCTGGGACGGCTGCGGAAGATCGCTAGCAAGAGCGCGACGCAGGTGAGCGTCCGTTCGCCGCCTGACAGCAGCGAGATGTTGCGCGGTTGTTTGCCTGGCGGGCGGGCGATGATCGAGATGCCGGCTTCGAGCACGTCGCCGCTGGCGTCGTCCTCCAAAATGATGTCGGCCTCGCCGCCGGCGAACAGGCCGCGGAAGATCTCTTGGAAGTGGCGGCGGATGTTGTCGACCGACTCGGTGAAAAGCTGCCGGCTCTCGCCGTTGATCTGCTGGACAATCTGTTCGAGCCGCGCCTTGGCCGACTGCAAGTCTTCGTACTGCGATGCCAGCGTGCCGTAGCGGCTTTCAAGGCCTTCGAGCTCGGCGAGGGCTTCGACGTTCACCGGGCCGACGGCTTGGAGGCGGTTCTTCAGGTCGCGAATTTCGACTTCGATGGCGGCGCGGTCGCCGGGGATGCCTTCGACTGGTTCCTCGACGGCGTGTTGTTCGGCCGCTAGCGTAGCCAAATCGAGTTGGTAGTCCTCTCGCAAGCGTTCAGCGGTCGCCGAGCGCTGCTGGACGAGTTGCTGGAGTTCAAGCTGGGCGGTTTGCAGGCGACGTTGCCGCGAGAGGAGTTGTTCGCGGATGGCGTCGGCGGCGGCGACGGCGGCGGTGCGGATGCCTTGGCGACCTTGGCGAGCGGCGTCGAGTTCGGCGAGTTTGGCGCTGAACTCGTCCTTGCGAGTGACAAGCTCGGTGCTTTCAGCCGCAAGGTCGAGCACGAGTTGCTGCAAGCGGGCACGTTGCGTTTGGCACTCAGCGGCTCGCGTACGCGTTTCCTCGAGCAGCGTGTCGCGTTCGGCGTGATCGCGGCGGAGTTGCTCCATTTGCCGCTGCAAGCCTTCCAGACGTTGCTCGCTGCGGGCAAGCTGAACGCGTTGTTCGGTGACGGCGTGGCGGAGTTGTTCAACGGCGGCTTCGAGTTCGGCCTGACGTTCGACTGCACCGGTGCTGGCAGCGTGGGCCGCTTCGATGCGCAGGCGTAGTTCTTCCGCGCGGTTGAGCGAGCCGTTGCGATGTTGCGCGAGTTCTTGCAACTGAGCCGCGGCGGCTTCACGGGCGGCGGCGATCGCGGCCATACGGCCGTCGAGTTGGTCGAGTTTGTCGGTCACCGAGGCCGCTTGCAGTCGCGCCTCGTTGTGGGCGTCGCTAGCAGCGGTTTGGCGCGAGGCGAGACGCTGCAGGCCAGCTTCAGTGGTTGAGATGCGTCGTTCGAGCTCTTCGCGATCGCGTTGCGAGTCGGCGGCGGCCCGTTCCATTTCCTCAATCTGCTCACGGAGAGCGCGCAGCTCGCTGCGACGGGAAAGGAGGCCGGCGATGTTTTGGCGCGGGCCGACGGTGAGCGTGCCGTCGGCGAGCACGGCTTCGCCCGAAGCGGTGATAAAGTTCAGTCCCCTGCCCTGCCCGTTTGCCAGACGAATCGCCGTCGCGAGCGTGTCGACGAGCCAGTGGCGGCCCAGCAGGCGGCGGACCATCGGCTGCAACTCTTCGTCGGCGTCGACGAACATGTCGGCGCGGCCCATGACGCCCGGTTCGTCGGCGAGATCAATCCGATCGACGGCGCTGGCGGGCGACGGCACGTCGAGCCGCAGAAAGCTCGTGCGGCCGGGCCAGCTGCCAGGTTCGCCGGCGAGGGCCGAGGCGAGCGACTTGGTTTCGGTGACGACGAGATAGTTAGCCCGTTCGCCGAGGGCGATTTCGATGAGTGGCGCCGAATCGGCGTCGACGTGCAGCAAATCGGCGACAACGCCGCGGACGCTGCGG
This sequence is a window from Lacipirellula parvula. Protein-coding genes within it:
- a CDS encoding helix-turn-helix domain-containing protein, with amino-acid sequence MAIIINIDVMLARRKMSVTELAERVGITMANISVLKNDKAKAIRFSTLEAICKALECQPGDILEYEADSAPLLAPGSARG
- a CDS encoding DUF2975 domain-containing protein codes for the protein MKRSSIFILQAAVVMFGLAVLAFLLGEPHLEGRNAHATPFEVYFNDPLLAYVYLASVPFFVALYQAFKVLGYAGQNQVFSPAAVHALRTIKYCAIAMIGFTLFSFAFVPFAEGDDGPPGVMLRLLVIFPTIVAAAAAAMLERVLQNAVDIKSENDFTV
- a CDS encoding helix-turn-helix domain-containing protein, giving the protein MKVFTTGQVAKICKVAPRTVSKWFDSGRLKGYRIPGSQDRRIPREYLIRFLKEHGMPLGDLEDEAMAKVLIVAQDQVLIENLKRELPLERSFRTSTAASGFEAGIQAESFHPDCIVVDFSIGQVEALQICQNLRRSSDFAETILIALLPDDGATASFDRSSINETFKKPFDAALLAERLRTLVGAKKELV
- the smc gene encoding chromosome segregation protein SMC: MLSALELNGFKSFAERTRFEFPAGITVVVGPNGSGKSNVVDSIKWVLGAQSVKALRGKEMTDVIFSGSRSRRAANAAEASLIFDNRAGIFDHDAAEIQITRRVYRSGEGEYLINRQPCRLRDIRDLLADVGMSNGAYSIIEQGKVDAVLQSSPKERRLIFEEAAGVSRFRIKREEAARRLEKVQQNLLRLADIVEELEARLKTVRSQAGRAQKYSEVSKRLQLLRTHVGLEDWRKLTTRIDALRTTAGAEETDVSGMERELAECDARVAEVDRQNDELQQGYRQTAIAESAVRERLAQCESTRSSHLARVDELELETQRLGQQLLVLTTRAGDAQQLVAETAAELAASQTQFDAGAGVISGRQQELAAAEAELANIAAQATQTQSQLQQAERELAQVQNDEQLLEAKLQTAEGSLGRFDDELAPLAASRERLLGEQKRAAAGLATLAAELEQATQLHQRAQSELAADRTKIAALHKLVADLEGRLTGARERTVVLEELERRLEGLTSGAKEVLRQAQADPDGPFRSVRGVVADLLHVDADSAPLIEIALGERANYLVVTETKSLASALAGEPGSWPGRTSFLRLDVPSPASAVDRIDLADEPGVMGRADMFVDADEELQPMVRRLLGRHWLVDTLATAIRLANGQGRGLNFITASGEAVLADGTLTVGPRQNIAGLLSRRSELRALREQIEEMERAAADSQRDREELERRISTTEAGLQRLASRQTAASDAHNEARLQAASVTDKLDQLDGRMAAIAAAREAAAAQLQELAQHRNGSLNRAEELRLRIEAAHAASTGAVERQAELEAAVEQLRHAVTEQRVQLARSEQRLEGLQRQMEQLRRDHAERDTLLEETRTRAAECQTQRARLQQLVLDLAAESTELVTRKDEFSAKLAELDAARQGRQGIRTAAVAAADAIREQLLSRQRRLQTAQLELQQLVQQRSATAERLREDYQLDLATLAAEQHAVEEPVEGIPGDRAAIEVEIRDLKNRLQAVGPVNVEALAELEGLESRYGTLASQYEDLQSAKARLEQIVQQINGESRQLFTESVDNIRRHFQEIFRGLFAGGEADIILEDDASGDVLEAGISIIARPPGKQPRNISLLSGGERTLTCVALLLAIFRSRPSPFCVLDEVDAALDEANIDRFVEVLKQFMQTTQFIVITHSKRTMTCSDTLYGVTMQESGVSKRVSVRFEDVSEDGHIAPSALKAA